GTCGGCGAGGCTCAGCTGCGGGTCGACGCAGGCCAGATGCGGGTTGCCGACGTCGACGGCCAGGCCGGCGAACGAGCGTCCGCCCACGGTGGCGGTGCCTGCGCCGAACTGATTGGCCTTGCCCATGTCGACCGTGACCTCCGCGGTGACGGGATCCCAGCCGTGGATCATGACGGGCCGCGCGCCCGCCCGGGTGCCGACGACGAACTCCTGGCCGCTGACCAGCCCGGATGCGGCAAGGTAGTGCGCGAAGACCCGCACGCCGTTGCCGCACATCTCGGCGATCGACCCGTCGGCGTTGCGGTAGTCCATGTACCAGTCGTCGGCGCCGACGCCGGCGGGCAGGGCCGCGAGCACACCGGCGTCGCGGGCCGCTCCCGCCGTGGTCACGCGAAGCACACCGTCCGCACCGAGACCGCGGCGGCGGTCGCACAGCGCCGAGACGCGCGCGGGCGTCAGATCCAGTTCGGCAGCAGGGTCCGGCAGCACGACGAAGTCGTTCTGCGTGCCGTGTCCCTTGGCGAACTTCACTCGGTCAGGATACGTGCCGCCACGCGGCCGACGCCGCATCGCACAGGTCCGAGGCCGCACCGTTGAGCCATTGCACTCGGTGGTCCCGCCGGAACCACGAGCGTTGTCTGCGCACATAGCGGCGCGTGCCGATGAACGTCGGCTCCCGCGCGGCCTGACCGTCACCGCCGGCGTCGAGATCGGAGAGCACCTGCGCATAGCCCAGTGCCCGCGAGGCCGTGACGCCGTCGCGCAGGCCGTCTGCCAGCAGCGCGCGCACCTCGTCGACCAGTCCCTCATCGAACATCATCTCGGTGCGCAGACGCAGGCGCTCGTCGAGAAGTTCGGTGTCCCAATCCAATCCGATGATCACGGTGTCCCAGCGGGGCGCGCCGATGGTCGGCGCGGACGCCGCGAACGGCTGCCCGGTCAGCTCGACGACCTCCAGCGCCCGCACGATCCGCCGACCGTCGGTGGGACGGATCGCCTCGGCCGCGGCCGGGTCCTGCCGGGCCAGTTCGGCGTGCAGGGCGGCCGTGCCGACGTCGGCCAGGCGCGCCTCCCAGCGGGCCCGCACCTCCGGATCGGTCGCCGGGAACACCCACTCGTCGAGCAGCGACTGGATGTAGAGCATCGACCCGCCGACGATCACTGGGACCAGTCCGCGGGCCGCGATGGCCTCGATGTCCGCCGACGCGGCCTCCTGATAGCGCGCCACGGTCGCGGTCTCGACGACGTCGAGCACGTCGAGTTGGTGGTGCGGGATGCCGCGACGTTCGGCGGCGGGCAGTTTCGCGGTGCCGATGTCCATGCCCCGGTACTGCTGCATCGCGTCGGCGTTGACGATTTCGCCGCCGAGCGATTCGGCCAGGTCCAGGGCCAGGGCTGATTTGCCGGTGCCGGTCGGTCCGATGACCGCGATGGGTCTCATGGCCGCCAGACGCCCGCGAAGTAGCCGACGCCGTACGGCGCGCCACGGTAGCGCTCCTGCGCACCCCTGGGCTGCGGCAGCAGGCCCGCCAGCACCTGATAGGCCACGCGGCCCACGACGCCGTCGGGCAGCGCGGCCAGCACCTCGGCGTCTCCGGCGGCGAGCGCGTCATCGAGTGCGGCCTGCGTGACGACCGACTCCGGGTCGTGGCCGCCGGGGGCCGACGGCGTCAGGGTGTGCAGACCGTCGGCAACCACGAGCACCCCGATCTGCGCGTCGGAGCGCTCGATGTCGGCGCGCAGGTCGGCACCCAGACGACGCGCCGTGGCGACGTCATGGGTCGCGGCGAAACAGTGCACGCGGGCTTTTGCCTGAGGCGCCACCTGGGCCCGCACCCATCCGCTGATCAGCGCGCACAGCGGCAGTTCGGTCAGCGGACCGGTGTCGGTCGGCCCCAGGGTGACCCGCACGTCGACGCCATAGCCGGCCAGCGTGCCGGCCGCTTCGGGGCCGATGACGGCGTCGGCCCCGGCGACGCCCACGCAGATCCACTGGTCGGGCAGTGTGGCCGCGGACGCGAAGACCGCGTCACGCAGCTCCATGAGTTCGTCGGCGGCGGCACCGGCAAGCTGCGGGACGAGCAGCGGCGCCGACGGGATGATCGCAACGGCTGTCAGCACGGCGTCAACGTTATCCGTGCAACTCGGCGTCGATCGCGACGCTGTCTTTGGCCTCGCCGCGGGCCAGCGCGACGG
The DNA window shown above is from Mycolicibacterium confluentis and carries:
- the miaA gene encoding tRNA (adenosine(37)-N6)-dimethylallyltransferase MiaA, with the protein product MRPIAVIGPTGTGKSALALDLAESLGGEIVNADAMQQYRGMDIGTAKLPAAERRGIPHHQLDVLDVVETATVARYQEAASADIEAIAARGLVPVIVGGSMLYIQSLLDEWVFPATDPEVRARWEARLADVGTAALHAELARQDPAAAEAIRPTDGRRIVRALEVVELTGQPFAASAPTIGAPRWDTVIIGLDWDTELLDERLRLRTEMMFDEGLVDEVRALLADGLRDGVTASRALGYAQVLSDLDAGGDGQAAREPTFIGTRRYVRRQRSWFRRDHRVQWLNGAASDLCDAASAAWRHVS
- a CDS encoding class III extradiol ring-cleavage dioxygenase family protein; this encodes MLTAVAIIPSAPLLVPQLAGAAADELMELRDAVFASAATLPDQWICVGVAGADAVIGPEAAGTLAGYGVDVRVTLGPTDTGPLTELPLCALISGWVRAQVAPQAKARVHCFAATHDVATARRLGADLRADIERSDAQIGVLVVADGLHTLTPSAPGGHDPESVVTQAALDDALAAGDAEVLAALPDGVVGRVAYQVLAGLLPQPRGAQERYRGAPYGVGYFAGVWRP
- the dapF gene encoding diaminopimelate epimerase — protein: MKFAKGHGTQNDFVVLPDPAAELDLTPARVSALCDRRRGLGADGVLRVTTAGAARDAGVLAALPAGVGADDWYMDYRNADGSIAEMCGNGVRVFAHYLAASGLVSGQEFVVGTRAGARPVMIHGWDPVTAEVTVDMGKANQFGAGTATVGGRSFAGLAVDVGNPHLACVDPQLSLADLAALDVAAPVQFDAGLFPNGVNVEVLTAPVDGAVSMRVHERGVGETRSCGTGTVAAAVAALRHEDAATGTVVVRIPGGEVTVTVTDATSWLRGPSVLLAHGEISDDWWSAPA